The following proteins are encoded in a genomic region of Vigna radiata var. radiata cultivar VC1973A unplaced genomic scaffold, Vradiata_ver6 scaffold_7, whole genome shotgun sequence:
- the LOC106753820 gene encoding protein SRC2 homolog: MEPDQRCIEVKLISCKDLRAFNFFQKLTVYATVFVDSEDPKREMTEERKQRQRTLTHRENDGDGTNPEWNNYARFDLGWLSRSPRHSDYDDLFLCFEFRHDGVILGDKVVGECRVAFSDLIRDAAAGTGRFVSYEVRSPEGKPNGIFNFSYKLIGFGSGIGNWNGSVSGMQSSQFLEGRISGYPVLAPEDCACASNRVQYPTCEIENTCCYPAVAMPVGFPVYPAAAPPPPVMLPSYGEYNFNYPQPPPPPPVTYPYPPQPPPAVHVYPHFGPEPHPWPQGPYSERRW; encoded by the coding sequence ATGGAACCAGATCAAAGATGCATTGAGGTGAAACTCATTTCGTGTAAGGACCTCAGAGCCTTCAACTTTTTCCAAAAGCTCACAGTTTACGCTACCGTCTTCGTCGACAGCGAGGATCCGAAGAGGGAAATGACGGAGGAACGGAAGCAGCGACAGCGAACCCTAACGCACAGAGAAAACGACGGCGATGGCACCAACCCCGAATGGAACAACTACGCGCGTTTCGATTTGGGGTGGCTATCGCGCTCGCCACGCCACTCCGATTATGATGATCTCTTCCTCTGCTTTGAGTTCCGCCACGACGGCGTCATCCTCGGCGATAAAGTCGTCGGTGAGTGCCGCGTTGCGTTCTCTGATCTGATCCGCGACGCCGCCGCTGGCACGGGGAGGTTCGTGAGCTACGAGGTTCGATCCCCCGAGGGAAAGCCCAATGGTATCTTCAATTTCTCGTACAAATTGATTGGGTTTGGGAGTGGGATTGGAAATTGGAATGGGAGTGTGAGCGGAATGCAATCGTCGCAGTTTCTTGAAGGGAGAATCTCAGGGTACCCTGTTCTGGCACCGGAGGATTGCGCGTGCGCTTCCAATAGGGTACAATATCCCACGTGCGAAATTGAGAACACGTGCTGCTACCCAGCGGTCGCGATGCCGGTGGGGTTTCCCGTCTATCCGGCAGCTGCTCCACCGCCGCCGGTTATGCTTCCGTCGTACGGagaatataatttcaattacCCACAACCACCGCCACCGCCGCCGGTCACCTATCCATATCCTCCCCAGCCTCCTCCGGCGGTGCATGTTTACCCTCATTTTGGGCCGGAGCCCCATCCTTGGCCACAAGGCCCATATAGTGAACGCAGGTGGTAA